A region from the Sandaracinus amylolyticus genome encodes:
- a CDS encoding DUF1266 domain-containing protein, with the protein MEALASVPWWGFCIAAFAFVVTIVGVVVWQVIQSRLEKHEEAQFASGKGIAPPTHPEPLHAWTTMACGVCDGGASWMNESAHAGQNMLVGSWGVSSAVLLDHRLSELAAQQRDAWNLVRALRMVLAARAAGYLDPGGCWNRARPIAQELQHRYPSFDAIGHDYLRGLRTWMQVPPDGSADDPEVQRCAANVARLAAASWNGVPYRAAI; encoded by the coding sequence ATGGAAGCGCTGGCGTCGGTTCCGTGGTGGGGGTTCTGCATCGCCGCGTTCGCGTTCGTCGTGACGATCGTGGGCGTGGTGGTGTGGCAGGTGATCCAGTCGCGCCTCGAGAAGCACGAAGAAGCGCAATTCGCGTCGGGAAAGGGCATCGCGCCGCCGACGCATCCCGAGCCGCTGCACGCGTGGACGACGATGGCGTGCGGCGTGTGCGACGGCGGCGCGTCGTGGATGAACGAGAGCGCGCACGCCGGGCAGAACATGCTCGTCGGCTCGTGGGGCGTCTCGAGCGCGGTGCTGCTCGATCACCGTCTCTCCGAGCTCGCGGCGCAGCAGCGCGACGCGTGGAACCTGGTGCGCGCGCTGCGCATGGTCCTCGCCGCGCGCGCGGCGGGCTACCTCGATCCCGGCGGATGCTGGAACCGCGCGCGACCGATCGCGCAGGAGCTGCAGCATCGCTATCCGTCGTTCGACGCGATCGGGCACGACTACCTGCGCGGGCTCCGCACGTGGATGCAGGTCCCGCCCGACGGCAGCGCCGACGACCCGGAGGTGCAGCGCTGCGCGGCGAACGTCGCGCGCCTCGCGGCGGCCTCGTGGAACGGCGTCCCGTACCGCGCAGCCATCTAG
- a CDS encoding SRPBCC domain-containing protein yields the protein MPTAIIEASSEIDAPPERVWSILVDLASYAEWNPFTPRIDASLRVGEPVVLHVAMTPGKKRLVQREVCTANDASKHELGWGTTMLTPFVLHANRVQRLEPLPGGRTRYYTADAFEGLLVPLVMWLYRSDIQRGFDGVARALKERAERA from the coding sequence GTGCCCACAGCGATCATCGAAGCGAGCTCCGAGATCGACGCCCCGCCCGAGCGCGTGTGGTCGATCCTCGTCGACCTGGCGAGCTACGCGGAGTGGAACCCGTTCACGCCACGCATCGACGCGAGCCTGCGCGTCGGCGAGCCCGTGGTGCTGCACGTCGCGATGACACCCGGCAAGAAGCGCCTGGTGCAGCGCGAGGTGTGCACCGCGAACGATGCGAGCAAGCACGAGCTCGGCTGGGGCACGACGATGCTCACGCCGTTCGTGCTCCACGCGAACCGGGTGCAGCGCCTCGAGCCGCTGCCGGGCGGCCGCACGCGCTACTACACGGCGGACGCGTTCGAGGGCCTCCTCGTACCGCTCGTGATGTGGCTCTATCGCAGCGACATCCAGCGCGGCTTCGACGGTGTCGCGCGCGCGCTGAAGGAACGCGCCGAGCGCGCTTGA
- a CDS encoding c-type cytochrome has product MRKLGWWTAGGLATLLAGCPGPGPDGDPTPFPDPVDGGPAISSLFMDPRVESRAPQLLADTPPPISGGTLHVLRSARIAVVADPDRDRILVVDLTARQILGQTEHLPPGAEPSRIAEDAEGRVHVVLRGTGEIYSFDPERVDEGTRRAVCAMPRGLAYDGVNDQIHVACRGGELVTLPPEGGAAIRTVQLDQDLRDVVVHGDRVFVSRFRAAELLEVDDAGALVGSPLRPWASSALGGGFVEPGFMDPVPGTAGEGRFDPAVAWRTISAPAQTAPDGSAAPDDIAMVHQRASGQEVQPEPGGYGGGGRCESSIVHSSVSFFDPETGNVTQGPDLARATLPVDIAMSPRLASGAEYVAVVAAGNESGESVFIYNRVNLEFTAPGQCVFPEILTEPVPNATAAAWTDDGTLVVLSRDAIDGSGAQLALISPTEGRTQRIALGGASTYDTGHAVFHANSGGHIACASCHPEGQEDGRIWTFGNIGARRTPAMHGDLRGTEPFHWDGDMTDLNHLTHEVFTGRMQGPALRTVQVDALGHWLDELPRPVNSTPTDVAAVERGRELFYGAAQCGTCHSGALLTNNATVDVGTGGAFQVPSLVGVQYRTPVMHSGCALTLTGRFDEACGGGDRHGRTSDLSEAQIADMVAFMRTL; this is encoded by the coding sequence ATGCGAAAGCTCGGTTGGTGGACGGCGGGCGGTTTGGCGACACTGCTGGCGGGCTGCCCTGGCCCAGGACCGGATGGCGATCCGACGCCGTTCCCGGATCCCGTCGACGGCGGGCCGGCGATCAGCTCGCTCTTCATGGACCCTCGCGTCGAGAGTCGCGCGCCCCAGTTGCTCGCCGACACGCCTCCGCCGATCAGCGGCGGCACGCTGCACGTCCTCCGCAGCGCGCGCATCGCGGTCGTCGCGGATCCCGATCGTGATCGCATCCTCGTCGTCGACCTCACCGCGCGTCAGATCCTCGGTCAGACGGAGCACCTCCCGCCGGGCGCCGAGCCCTCGCGCATCGCCGAGGACGCGGAAGGTCGCGTCCACGTGGTGCTCCGCGGCACCGGCGAGATCTACTCGTTCGATCCCGAGCGCGTCGACGAGGGCACGCGCCGCGCGGTCTGCGCGATGCCGCGCGGCCTCGCGTACGACGGCGTGAACGACCAGATCCACGTCGCGTGTCGCGGCGGTGAGCTCGTGACGCTCCCGCCCGAGGGCGGCGCAGCAATTCGGACCGTGCAGCTCGATCAGGATCTGCGCGACGTCGTGGTGCACGGCGATCGCGTCTTCGTCTCGCGCTTCCGCGCGGCGGAGCTGCTCGAGGTGGACGACGCGGGCGCGCTCGTCGGCTCGCCGCTTCGCCCCTGGGCTTCGAGCGCGCTGGGCGGCGGCTTCGTCGAGCCGGGCTTCATGGATCCCGTGCCCGGCACGGCCGGCGAGGGACGCTTCGATCCCGCGGTCGCGTGGCGCACGATCAGCGCGCCCGCGCAGACCGCGCCTGACGGCTCCGCCGCGCCCGACGACATCGCGATGGTCCACCAGCGCGCGAGCGGCCAGGAAGTGCAGCCCGAGCCGGGCGGCTACGGCGGCGGTGGTCGCTGCGAGTCGAGCATCGTGCACTCGAGCGTGAGCTTCTTCGATCCCGAGACCGGCAACGTCACGCAGGGCCCGGACCTCGCGCGGGCGACGCTCCCCGTCGACATCGCGATGTCGCCGCGCCTCGCGAGCGGCGCCGAGTACGTCGCCGTCGTCGCCGCGGGCAACGAGTCGGGCGAGTCGGTCTTCATCTACAACCGCGTGAACCTCGAGTTCACGGCGCCCGGTCAGTGCGTGTTCCCCGAGATCCTGACCGAGCCCGTCCCGAACGCGACGGCGGCGGCGTGGACGGACGACGGAACGCTCGTCGTGCTCTCGCGCGACGCGATCGACGGCAGCGGCGCGCAGCTCGCGCTCATCTCGCCGACCGAAGGGCGCACCCAGCGCATCGCGCTCGGCGGCGCGTCGACCTACGACACCGGTCACGCGGTGTTCCACGCGAACTCGGGCGGCCACATCGCGTGCGCGTCGTGCCACCCCGAGGGCCAGGAGGACGGCCGCATCTGGACGTTCGGCAACATCGGCGCGCGCCGCACCCCGGCGATGCACGGTGACCTCCGCGGCACCGAGCCGTTCCACTGGGACGGCGACATGACGGACCTGAACCACCTCACGCACGAGGTCTTCACGGGCCGCATGCAGGGCCCCGCGCTGCGCACCGTGCAGGTCGACGCGCTCGGTCACTGGCTCGACGAGCTGCCGCGCCCGGTGAACTCGACGCCGACCGACGTAGCGGCGGTCGAGCGCGGTCGCGAGCTCTTCTACGGCGCCGCGCAGTGCGGGACCTGCCACTCGGGCGCGCTGCTCACGAACAACGCGACCGTCGACGTCGGCACCGGCGGCGCGTTCCAGGTGCCCTCGCTCGTCGGCGTGCAGTACCGGACGCCGGTGATGCACTCGGGCTGTGCGCTCACCCTGACCGGCCGCTTCGACGAGGCGTGCGGCGGTGGTGATCGCCACGGGCGCACGAGCGATCTGAGCGAGGCGCAGATCGCCGACATGGTCGCGTTCATGCGCACGCTCTGA
- a CDS encoding tetratricopeptide repeat protein, translating to MAPLAMIALACAIAAAPVHAQPLAADEARARELFRRGVDAADAGRWEDARALFEETYALLPRPQVLLNLAGARAQTGRLVAAVDAYARVESAEGGASAALREAARDARAMLEPRVPRLVVDFHGTLLEGDVVALDEGALPSADDRGELRIDPGRHAVIVTRGGLEVLREDFRLYEGERLRLDLRVSEDAHRAPEPARELPPLQIPTRREEPWFESPIFWTVVGIVAAGAVGIGVAVAVGREDEDPFVGNLEPGTIRVR from the coding sequence GTGGCGCCTCTCGCGATGATCGCGCTCGCCTGCGCGATCGCGGCGGCGCCCGTGCACGCGCAGCCACTCGCCGCCGACGAGGCGCGCGCGAGAGAGCTCTTCCGGCGCGGCGTGGACGCGGCCGACGCGGGACGCTGGGAGGACGCGCGCGCGCTCTTCGAGGAGACGTACGCGCTGCTCCCGCGACCGCAGGTGCTGCTCAACCTCGCGGGCGCGCGCGCGCAGACCGGGCGACTCGTCGCCGCGGTGGACGCCTACGCGCGCGTCGAGTCGGCCGAGGGAGGCGCGAGCGCAGCGCTGCGCGAGGCGGCGCGTGATGCGCGCGCGATGCTCGAGCCCCGCGTGCCGCGGCTCGTCGTCGACTTCCACGGCACGCTGCTCGAGGGCGACGTCGTGGCGCTCGACGAGGGCGCGCTGCCGAGCGCCGACGATCGCGGCGAGCTGCGCATCGATCCGGGGCGTCACGCGGTGATCGTCACGCGCGGCGGGCTCGAGGTGCTGCGCGAGGACTTCCGGCTCTACGAGGGCGAGCGGCTGCGCCTCGATCTGCGCGTCAGCGAGGACGCGCACCGAGCTCCGGAGCCGGCGCGGGAGTTGCCGCCGCTGCAGATCCCGACGCGGCGCGAGGAGCCGTGGTTCGAGTCGCCGATCTTCTGGACGGTCGTCGGGATCGTCGCGGCAGGCGCGGTCGGGATCGGCGTCGCGGTCGCGGTCGGGCGCGAGGACGAGGATCCCTTCGTAGGCAACCTCGAGCCCGGCACGATCCGCGTTCGCTAG
- a CDS encoding exodeoxyribonuclease III: MRIATWNVNSLNARLEKVEWWLDRAKPDVLLMQETKLSDDAVPHDAFRARGYELAHHGEGRWNGVAIASRVGIEDVLTNFGEPLRPAKTSDAGDDEPLAEARMIAATCGGVRVVSLYAPNGRSLGSPFYEAKLVWLARLERWLRERNDPSAPLVVAGDYNVAPDDADVWDPAACHGGTHVSAPERDAIARLCAWGLEDAYRAKHPERGRYSWWDYRAGMFHKNFGMRIDLVLASAPAMARLVASEIDREARKGKPTPSDHAPVFVDLDTPGEAIDAGWEGAEKRVAARLKR; encoded by the coding sequence ATGCGCATCGCGACCTGGAACGTGAACTCGCTGAACGCGCGGCTCGAGAAGGTCGAGTGGTGGCTCGATCGCGCGAAGCCCGACGTGCTCTTGATGCAAGAGACGAAGCTGAGCGACGACGCGGTGCCGCACGACGCGTTCCGCGCGCGCGGCTACGAGCTCGCGCATCACGGTGAAGGACGCTGGAACGGCGTCGCGATCGCGAGCCGCGTGGGGATCGAGGACGTGCTCACGAACTTCGGCGAGCCGCTGCGTCCTGCGAAGACGAGCGACGCGGGCGACGACGAGCCGCTCGCGGAGGCGCGCATGATCGCGGCGACGTGCGGCGGCGTGCGCGTCGTCTCGCTGTACGCGCCGAACGGTCGCTCGCTCGGTTCGCCGTTCTACGAAGCGAAGCTCGTGTGGCTCGCACGGCTCGAGCGATGGCTGCGCGAGCGCAACGATCCGAGCGCGCCGCTCGTGGTCGCGGGCGACTACAACGTCGCGCCCGACGACGCCGACGTGTGGGATCCCGCGGCGTGCCACGGCGGGACGCACGTCTCGGCACCGGAGCGCGACGCGATCGCGAGGCTGTGCGCGTGGGGCCTCGAGGACGCGTACCGCGCGAAGCACCCGGAGCGCGGTCGCTACTCGTGGTGGGACTACCGCGCGGGCATGTTCCACAAGAACTTCGGGATGCGCATCGACCTCGTGCTCGCGAGCGCGCCGGCGATGGCGCGGCTCGTCGCGAGCGAGATCGATCGCGAGGCGCGCAAGGGCAAGCCCACGCCCTCCGATCACGCGCCGGTCTTCGTCGATCTCGACACGCCGGGCGAGGCGATCGACGCGGGCTGGGAAGGCGCGGAGAAGCGCGTCGCCGCGCGCCTCAAGCGCTGA
- a CDS encoding serine/threonine-protein kinase, with protein sequence MFQVGDVIGSYTILAHLRTGGMASLYLARRTGAAGFARLVAIKVVHPRLSEDSGLIRMFVDEAKLTARIEHPNVVHVEELGESEGTYYLVMEYVHGCSLAQLMRSLGRSKRRLSPLVAVAICARVAEGLHAAHETTGDDGQLLNIVHRDVSPQNILLSHRGHVKLIDFGIAKAKLDRGETNTKSLKGKVRYMAPEQATTGRVDRRTDLYALGIVLWELLTMRRLFSGRTEFEILMQVRKPRVVPPSRYATEIPAELDAVVMRALSTSPDERFANAKELRRQLVRALPRAAGIDSAHLADLLVNVVGDALDQERHELPQDVSRVLRAEQQRVVGLEKQEREKSAEQPLDEPAVAAAPGVVDAYTLHSGELQYEDESPEDGRAIGDDAEDSGEAAPTERAQRPPAEALAPRTAIPVATPDPSRRPIVAPQVTTAPEDDDDDSPTDVSDEAPVIKSPLPPPLVTPAAVVARPTIDPANDPFRSPDPITTEPRPQDRSLVGYGVALGASMAIGVALALWAPSCERDAATAVPTTPAPTITTLPVAAPAALAAPEPTPVAVTPSDPAPQRPVVTPRPGVARPRTATTIAPPRPREEAITPPPAEPAPARETSIVGGVPIARDLQ encoded by the coding sequence GTGTTCCAGGTCGGCGACGTCATCGGGAGCTACACGATCCTCGCCCACCTCCGGACGGGCGGAATGGCGTCGCTCTATCTCGCGCGCCGTACCGGGGCTGCGGGCTTCGCGCGCCTGGTCGCGATCAAGGTGGTGCACCCACGCCTGTCCGAGGACTCCGGGCTCATCCGGATGTTCGTCGACGAGGCGAAGCTCACCGCGCGCATCGAGCACCCGAACGTGGTGCACGTCGAGGAGCTCGGCGAGAGCGAGGGCACTTACTACCTCGTGATGGAGTACGTGCACGGCTGCTCGCTCGCGCAGCTGATGCGCTCGCTCGGTCGCTCGAAGCGGCGCCTCTCGCCGCTCGTCGCGGTCGCGATCTGCGCGCGCGTCGCCGAGGGCCTGCACGCCGCGCACGAGACGACGGGCGACGACGGACAGCTGCTCAACATCGTGCACCGCGACGTGAGCCCGCAGAACATCCTGCTCTCGCACCGCGGGCACGTGAAGCTGATCGACTTCGGCATCGCGAAGGCGAAGCTCGATCGCGGCGAGACCAACACGAAGTCGCTCAAGGGCAAGGTGCGCTACATGGCGCCCGAGCAAGCGACGACGGGCAGGGTCGATCGCCGCACCGATCTGTACGCGCTCGGCATCGTGCTCTGGGAGCTGCTCACGATGCGGCGTCTCTTCTCGGGCCGCACCGAGTTCGAGATCCTGATGCAGGTGCGCAAGCCGCGCGTGGTGCCGCCGAGCCGCTACGCGACGGAGATCCCCGCCGAGCTCGACGCGGTGGTGATGCGCGCGCTCTCGACGAGCCCGGACGAGCGCTTCGCGAACGCGAAAGAGCTGCGGCGCCAGCTGGTGCGCGCGCTGCCGCGCGCCGCGGGCATCGACAGCGCGCACCTCGCGGACCTTCTCGTGAACGTCGTCGGCGACGCGCTCGATCAGGAGCGACACGAGCTGCCGCAGGACGTCTCTCGCGTGCTGCGCGCGGAGCAGCAGCGCGTGGTCGGCCTCGAGAAGCAGGAGCGCGAGAAGAGCGCGGAGCAGCCGCTCGACGAGCCCGCGGTCGCCGCGGCGCCCGGTGTCGTCGACGCGTACACGCTGCACTCGGGCGAGCTGCAGTACGAGGACGAGTCGCCCGAGGACGGCCGCGCGATCGGCGACGACGCCGAGGACAGCGGCGAGGCCGCGCCCACCGAGCGCGCGCAGCGTCCGCCCGCCGAGGCGCTCGCGCCGCGCACCGCGATCCCGGTCGCGACGCCCGATCCGTCGCGCCGCCCGATCGTCGCGCCGCAGGTCACGACGGCGCCCGAGGACGACGACGACGACAGCCCGACCGACGTCTCCGACGAGGCGCCGGTGATCAAGTCGCCGCTGCCGCCACCGCTGGTCACGCCCGCGGCCGTCGTGGCGCGCCCGACGATCGATCCCGCGAACGATCCGTTCCGCTCGCCGGACCCGATCACGACCGAGCCGCGCCCGCAGGATCGCAGCCTCGTCGGCTACGGCGTCGCGCTCGGCGCGTCGATGGCGATCGGCGTCGCGCTCGCGCTCTGGGCGCCGAGCTGCGAGCGCGATGCGGCGACGGCCGTCCCGACCACGCCCGCGCCCACGATCACGACGCTGCCCGTCGCAGCGCCCGCAGCGCTCGCGGCTCCGGAGCCTACGCCCGTCGCGGTCACGCCGAGCGATCCGGCGCCGCAGCGTCCCGTCGTCACGCCGCGCCCCGGCGTCGCGCGCCCGCGCACCGCGACGACGATCGCGCCGCCGCGCCCGCGCGAGGAGGCGATCACGCCGCCGCCCGCCGAGCCCGCGCCTGCGCGCGAGACGAGCATCGTCGGCGGCGTCCCGATCGCGCGCGACCTGCAGTGA
- a CDS encoding NlpC/P60 family protein produces the protein MSSFHRPSLIAAALALGSAACGGGETTRPDGPGEATAAAAPSGGNPACPASADAPAALPRVNDDERTLEYWLARHAELGDLDAPLLDASEIEAQNAAVASGGEDLPFARRSLAAAPSRALIEGEVRERLAFMRERLASGSYVDPSGARVDATTLARFDAPASIDVQPDLRVAVERIALRCGPQVAPLYSSPPDVAFDRNACSTIERQDPVQVLSRWPGGMLLVRTRYALGWIAQDAPLSPSVPSTDVALWTEGARARARGGMTLRGENGDAIEIDPDVILPIDPGDALRVRFATLAGMQRSVAFSQGSIDPVQRPLTRRAFLTEAFRHLGRPYGWGGRENGVDCSELVMDVLGTFGIEMPRHSARQAEAGSFSITIPPETSEADRLRLLDAAARRGIVLLHFPGHTMIWLGRTTSGEPRILHSFAEYLEPCSGGGETLRRVHRVSITDLELGRGTSRRAFIERLERIVVLGPGPGPELSGVATLRPARPVEPPTDGACSDSVHTRIFQSPAMPHSGAPLRFVITSGEDLGAVDFALRDPSGRVVRPENVHRLGGPPWTWWVEIPQPEAGRWTIAIGDGSRIAACDRVTVARNARDASQAVPLPVGAERRAMRHDEAIWIPRWTWEADTENLYAAFVEQLFAYPDDDRTWRSLTELLRDREHNLLFDHLGLGEEARIELQPDCADLPYFLRAYFAWKLRLPFAFRRCSRGRAGQPPSCGEPVTTLMPHPGGDDVDAFRFFVERNLRPGVHSASGRTAPLDDATDLYPVPLTREALLPGTVFADPYGHLLVIAAWRPQGASGAGVLVGADAQPDGVIGRRTFWRGTFLFTPETNDVGAGFKAWRPVVYDRRANTWATLTNEELRARRGTARDAGPTPWSDQQYTGSADEFYGRMEAIINPRALDPDAMQLALIDALEESVRRRVVSVEVLEEWRQTHPSTIIPMPEGTDIFLTEGPWEDFSTPSRDMRLLVAIDTVVGFPDALRRDPSRWGLREGAELDAAVESARARMRSELERRSFSYTRSDGATQTLTLAELVAREDGIEVAWNPNDCAELRWGAPEGSPEMASCRRHAPADQRARMRVMRAWFANRQRPTR, from the coding sequence GTGTCGTCGTTCCACAGGCCCTCGCTGATCGCCGCTGCGCTCGCCCTCGGCAGCGCAGCGTGCGGTGGCGGCGAGACCACCCGGCCCGATGGGCCCGGAGAGGCCACCGCGGCCGCCGCGCCGAGCGGTGGCAACCCCGCGTGCCCCGCGAGCGCCGATGCGCCTGCCGCGCTGCCGCGCGTGAACGACGACGAGCGCACGCTCGAGTACTGGCTCGCGCGCCACGCGGAGCTCGGCGATCTCGACGCGCCGCTGCTCGATGCGTCGGAGATCGAGGCGCAGAACGCTGCGGTCGCGAGCGGCGGCGAGGATCTCCCGTTCGCGCGGCGATCGCTCGCGGCGGCACCCTCGCGCGCGCTGATCGAGGGCGAGGTGCGCGAGCGGCTCGCGTTCATGCGCGAGCGCCTCGCGAGCGGCAGCTACGTCGATCCATCGGGCGCGCGCGTGGACGCGACGACGCTCGCGCGCTTCGACGCGCCCGCGTCGATCGACGTGCAGCCCGATCTGCGCGTCGCGGTCGAGCGCATCGCGCTGCGGTGTGGGCCGCAGGTCGCGCCGCTCTACTCGTCGCCCCCCGACGTCGCGTTCGATCGCAACGCGTGCAGCACGATCGAGCGGCAGGATCCCGTGCAGGTGCTCTCGCGCTGGCCCGGCGGGATGCTCCTCGTGCGCACGCGCTACGCGCTCGGATGGATCGCGCAGGACGCGCCGCTCTCGCCGTCCGTGCCCTCGACCGACGTCGCGCTGTGGACCGAGGGCGCGCGCGCGAGAGCGCGCGGCGGCATGACGCTGCGCGGCGAGAACGGCGACGCGATCGAGATCGATCCCGACGTGATCCTGCCGATCGATCCCGGCGACGCGCTGCGGGTGCGCTTCGCGACCCTTGCAGGAATGCAACGCAGCGTAGCGTTTTCGCAAGGGTCGATCGATCCGGTGCAGCGACCGCTCACGCGCCGCGCGTTCCTGACCGAAGCGTTCCGACACCTCGGGCGACCGTACGGATGGGGTGGGCGCGAGAACGGCGTGGACTGCTCGGAGCTCGTGATGGACGTGCTCGGCACGTTCGGCATCGAGATGCCGCGCCACAGCGCGCGCCAGGCGGAGGCGGGATCGTTCTCGATCACCATTCCGCCCGAGACGAGCGAGGCCGATCGACTGCGCCTGCTCGACGCCGCCGCGCGCCGCGGGATCGTGCTGCTGCACTTCCCGGGTCACACGATGATCTGGCTCGGTCGCACCACGAGCGGCGAGCCGCGCATCCTCCACTCGTTCGCGGAGTACCTCGAGCCGTGCAGCGGCGGCGGCGAGACGCTGCGGCGCGTGCATCGCGTGTCGATCACGGATCTCGAGCTCGGGCGCGGCACGTCGAGGCGCGCGTTCATCGAGCGGCTCGAGCGCATCGTGGTGCTCGGTCCGGGGCCTGGGCCGGAGCTCTCGGGCGTCGCGACGCTGCGGCCGGCGCGGCCCGTCGAGCCTCCGACCGACGGTGCGTGCAGCGACTCGGTGCACACGCGGATCTTCCAGAGCCCGGCGATGCCGCACTCGGGCGCGCCGCTGCGCTTCGTGATCACGAGCGGCGAGGATCTCGGCGCGGTCGATTTCGCGCTGCGCGATCCCAGCGGGCGCGTGGTGCGTCCCGAGAACGTGCATCGCCTCGGAGGCCCTCCGTGGACGTGGTGGGTCGAGATCCCGCAGCCCGAGGCCGGACGATGGACGATCGCGATCGGCGACGGCTCGCGCATCGCGGCGTGTGATCGCGTGACGGTCGCGCGCAACGCGCGTGATGCGTCGCAGGCGGTGCCGCTCCCGGTGGGCGCGGAGCGACGCGCGATGCGTCACGACGAGGCGATCTGGATCCCGCGATGGACGTGGGAGGCGGACACCGAGAACCTCTACGCCGCGTTCGTCGAGCAGCTCTTCGCGTACCCCGACGACGATCGCACCTGGCGCTCGCTCACCGAGCTCTTGCGCGACCGCGAGCACAACCTGCTCTTCGATCACCTCGGGCTCGGCGAGGAAGCGCGCATCGAGCTGCAGCCCGACTGCGCCGATCTGCCGTACTTCCTGCGGGCGTACTTCGCGTGGAAGCTGCGACTCCCGTTCGCGTTCCGGCGCTGCAGCCGCGGACGCGCCGGTCAGCCTCCGAGCTGCGGCGAGCCCGTGACCACGCTGATGCCACATCCGGGCGGCGACGACGTCGACGCGTTCCGCTTCTTCGTCGAGCGCAACCTGCGACCGGGCGTGCACTCGGCGAGCGGTCGCACCGCGCCGCTCGACGACGCGACCGATCTCTATCCGGTGCCGCTCACGCGCGAGGCGCTGCTGCCGGGCACCGTGTTCGCCGATCCGTACGGACACCTGCTCGTGATCGCGGCGTGGCGCCCGCAGGGCGCGAGCGGCGCGGGCGTGCTCGTCGGCGCGGACGCGCAGCCCGATGGCGTGATCGGACGCCGCACGTTCTGGCGCGGCACGTTCCTCTTCACGCCAGAGACGAACGACGTCGGCGCGGGGTTCAAGGCGTGGCGCCCCGTCGTGTACGACCGTCGCGCGAACACGTGGGCGACGCTGACGAACGAGGAGCTGCGCGCACGCCGCGGCACCGCGCGCGACGCGGGCCCGACGCCGTGGAGCGATCAGCAGTACACCGGGAGCGCCGACGAGTTCTACGGGCGCATGGAGGCGATCATCAATCCGCGCGCGCTCGATCCCGACGCGATGCAGCTCGCGCTGATCGACGCGCTCGAGGAGTCGGTGCGCCGTCGCGTGGTGAGCGTCGAGGTGCTCGAGGAGTGGCGGCAGACGCACCCGAGCACGATCATCCCGATGCCCGAGGGCACCGACATCTTCCTCACCGAAGGGCCCTGGGAGGACTTCAGCACTCCGTCGCGCGACATGCGCCTGCTCGTCGCGATCGACACGGTCGTGGGGTTCCCCGATGCGCTCCGACGCGATCCTTCGCGGTGGGGGCTGCGCGAGGGCGCGGAGCTCGACGCCGCGGTCGAGAGCGCGCGAGCGCGCATGCGCAGCGAGCTGGAGCGACGCAGCTTCTCGTACACCCGCAGCGACGGCGCGACGCAGACGCTCACGCTCGCGGAGCTCGTCGCGCGTGAGGACGGCATCGAGGTCGCGTGGAACCCGAACGACTGCGCGGAGCTGCGCTGGGGCGCGCCCGAGGGCTCGCCCGAGATGGCGAGCTGTCGCCGCCACGCACCGGCCGATCAGCGCGCGCGGATGCGCGTGATGCGCGCGTGGTTCGCGAACCGCCAGCGCCCCACGCGCTGA
- a CDS encoding CoA-binding protein translates to MHDDWRANLVESPEEVRAIARAAKRVAVLGIKTEKQSGQPAFYVAAALQRAGVEILPVPVYYPEVTEILGARVARRVADVPGPIDIVDVFRRSEDVPAHLDDLLAAKPKCVWLQSGIRNDQVAETLARAGIRVVQDRCLMVEHRIALAGG, encoded by the coding sequence ATGCACGACGACTGGCGAGCGAACCTGGTCGAGTCCCCCGAGGAGGTCCGCGCGATCGCGCGCGCCGCGAAGCGCGTGGCGGTGCTGGGCATCAAGACGGAGAAGCAGTCGGGACAGCCTGCGTTCTACGTCGCCGCGGCGCTCCAGCGCGCGGGCGTCGAGATCCTGCCGGTGCCGGTGTACTACCCCGAGGTGACCGAGATCCTGGGCGCTCGCGTGGCGCGCAGGGTCGCCGACGTGCCCGGTCCGATCGACATCGTCGACGTCTTCCGGCGCAGCGAGGACGTGCCCGCGCACCTCGACGACCTGCTCGCGGCGAAGCCGAAGTGCGTGTGGCTCCAGAGCGGGATCCGGAACGATCAGGTCGCGGAGACGCTCGCGCGTGCGGGCATTCGCGTCGTGCAGGACCGATGTCTGATGGTGGAGCACCGCATCGCCCTGGCGGGCGGATGA